A window of the Gemmatirosa kalamazoonensis genome harbors these coding sequences:
- a CDS encoding transglycosylase SLT domain-containing protein, with product MAKKPSLIGQLTLGIASVAAIVVAASQVKPVFVAQAPVVQRLVAASWRDSAAARAPWALADGDSAVATVQFERDRKAFANDLVATGRIDSTRANDIATYAVREAYKKHLPPALVFGVLLTENSTFKSKAKSNVGAVGLMQVYPKVWVPTLGKIFGKNLRDDETNLRYGVHILSHYVYTAAKKADDATQNPTDVVRTGLLRYNGCVHGTNTPNCKTYPDKVLAAVEQYAVAQCGTDVNGCIAQPMRLRLDETQKDQAGL from the coding sequence ATGGCCAAGAAGCCGTCGCTCATCGGTCAGCTCACGCTCGGCATCGCCTCGGTCGCGGCGATCGTCGTCGCGGCGAGCCAGGTGAAGCCGGTGTTCGTCGCGCAGGCGCCGGTGGTCCAGCGCCTCGTGGCCGCGTCGTGGCGCGATTCGGCCGCGGCCCGCGCCCCGTGGGCGCTCGCCGACGGTGACTCGGCGGTGGCGACGGTGCAGTTCGAGCGCGACCGCAAGGCGTTCGCGAACGACCTCGTCGCCACGGGACGCATCGACAGCACGCGGGCGAACGACATCGCGACGTACGCGGTTCGCGAGGCGTACAAGAAGCACCTGCCGCCGGCGCTCGTCTTCGGCGTGCTGCTCACCGAGAACTCGACGTTCAAGTCGAAGGCGAAGTCGAACGTCGGCGCGGTGGGGCTGATGCAGGTCTACCCGAAGGTGTGGGTGCCGACGCTCGGCAAGATCTTCGGCAAGAACCTGCGCGACGACGAGACGAACCTGCGCTACGGCGTCCACATTCTCAGCCACTACGTGTACACGGCCGCGAAGAAGGCCGACGACGCGACGCAGAACCCGACCGACGTGGTGCGCACGGGGCTCCTGCGCTACAACGGCTGCGTGCACGGCACGAACACGCCGAACTGCAAGACGTACCCGGACAAGGTGCTGGCGGCGGTGGAGCAGTACGCGGTGGCGCAGTGCGGCACGGACGTGAACGGCTGCATCGCGCAGCCGATGCGCCTGCGCCTCGACGAGACGCAGAAGGACCAGGCTGGACTCTGA
- a CDS encoding phosphoribosyltransferase family protein — translation MPVFRDRTHAGRALAESLGAYAGRDDVLVLGMARGGVPVARVVADALGVPLDVAVARKLGVPGIEEVALGAIAEGDTWRPVCDDVAWFIGVPTHVVACVAARERAELARRARLYRGGHAAPDVRGRTVVLVDDGLATGSTLRAAVRALRAATPARLVAAVPAADATRARALATEVDDLVAVHRVEAFRAVSDWYDAFPDVSDAEVLALLGRVPDGASVVAPSGASGATRIAVDGGAIEADVEAPAGARGLVVLAHGGGSSRGSYRNRYVAGRLRLAGFATARVDLLTAEEQAADAATAAERFDVARLARRLVAVCDWAAHEGLPGAHRVALVGASTGAAAALVAATERTACVSAVVSRGGRVDLAGEALWRVCAPTLLLVGGADEPTLRCNGDALPALPRGSCLTVVPGAGHTFEEPGALGAAAEHAVVWLERHALDRGPIRRAWARMRSDSQR, via the coding sequence GTGCCGGTGTTCCGCGATCGGACGCACGCCGGACGTGCGCTCGCCGAGTCGCTCGGCGCGTACGCCGGCCGCGACGACGTGCTCGTGCTCGGGATGGCGCGCGGCGGCGTGCCCGTGGCGCGCGTCGTGGCCGATGCGCTCGGCGTGCCGCTCGACGTGGCGGTCGCGCGGAAGCTCGGCGTGCCGGGGATCGAGGAGGTCGCGTTAGGCGCGATCGCGGAGGGGGACACGTGGCGCCCGGTGTGCGACGACGTCGCGTGGTTCATCGGCGTGCCGACGCACGTCGTGGCGTGCGTGGCGGCGCGCGAGCGCGCGGAGCTCGCGCGCCGCGCACGGCTGTACCGCGGTGGCCACGCGGCGCCCGACGTGCGCGGGCGCACGGTGGTCCTGGTGGACGACGGGCTCGCGACCGGGTCGACGCTGCGCGCCGCGGTGCGCGCGCTCCGCGCGGCGACGCCGGCGCGCCTCGTCGCGGCGGTGCCGGCGGCGGACGCCACGCGCGCGCGCGCCCTGGCGACCGAGGTGGACGACCTCGTGGCCGTCCACCGTGTGGAGGCGTTCCGCGCCGTGTCCGACTGGTACGACGCGTTCCCCGACGTGAGCGACGCCGAGGTGCTCGCGCTGCTCGGTCGGGTGCCGGACGGCGCGTCCGTCGTCGCGCCGTCCGGCGCATCGGGCGCCACGCGCATCGCGGTCGACGGCGGCGCGATCGAGGCGGACGTCGAGGCGCCGGCCGGAGCGCGCGGGCTCGTCGTGCTCGCACACGGCGGCGGGAGCAGCCGCGGGAGCTACCGCAACCGGTACGTCGCCGGGCGGCTGCGCCTCGCCGGCTTCGCCACGGCGCGCGTGGACCTGCTCACCGCGGAGGAGCAGGCGGCCGACGCGGCGACCGCGGCGGAGCGGTTCGACGTCGCACGGCTCGCGCGCCGGCTCGTGGCCGTGTGCGACTGGGCGGCGCACGAGGGGCTGCCCGGCGCGCACCGCGTCGCGCTCGTCGGCGCGAGCACGGGCGCGGCGGCGGCGCTCGTCGCGGCGACCGAGCGGACGGCGTGCGTGTCGGCGGTCGTCTCGCGCGGTGGCCGCGTCGATCTCGCCGGCGAGGCGCTGTGGCGCGTGTGCGCTCCGACGCTGCTCCTCGTCGGCGGTGCGGACGAGCCCACGCTGCGGTGCAACGGCGACGCGCTTCCCGCGCTGCCGCGGGGGAGCTGCCTGACGGTGGTGCCAGGCGCCGGCCACACGTTCGAGGAGCCGGGCGCGCTCGGCGCCGCGGCGGAGCACGCCGTGGTCTGGCTCGAGCGGCACGCGCTGGACCGCGGGCCCATACGCCGAGCGTGGGCGAGGATGCGATCGGATTCTCAGCGTTAG
- the uppS gene encoding polyprenyl diphosphate synthase, whose amino-acid sequence MAADFVGQSTSFHVGVIMDGNGRWATRRALPRPAGHRAGARAVRRIVEAAPSLGVSMLTLYALSSDNLQRPAAEVTALLRLFAEYLERECRTLAERGVRLTVIGRRDRLPAPLVAAIERAESSTAGGTALALRLAIDYSARHEIQRAALDGTLASWPDVDLLVRTGGEQRLSDFLLWESAYAELWFTERLWPDVTARDLAAAIADFRRRDRRFGRISA is encoded by the coding sequence GTGGCTGCTGACTTTGTAGGACAGAGTACTTCGTTCCATGTGGGCGTCATCATGGACGGCAACGGGCGGTGGGCCACCCGGCGCGCGCTCCCCCGGCCCGCCGGCCATCGCGCCGGCGCCCGCGCCGTCCGCCGCATCGTCGAAGCCGCGCCGTCGCTCGGCGTCTCCATGCTCACGCTCTACGCGCTGTCCAGCGACAACCTCCAGCGCCCGGCCGCCGAGGTCACCGCGCTCCTGCGCCTGTTCGCCGAGTACCTCGAGCGCGAGTGCCGCACGCTCGCCGAGCGCGGCGTACGCCTCACCGTCATCGGCCGGCGCGACCGGCTGCCCGCGCCGCTCGTCGCCGCGATCGAGCGGGCCGAGTCGAGCACCGCGGGCGGCACCGCGCTCGCGCTGCGTCTCGCCATCGACTACTCCGCACGCCACGAGATCCAGCGCGCGGCCCTCGACGGCACGCTCGCCTCGTGGCCCGACGTCGACCTCCTCGTCCGCACCGGCGGGGAGCAGCGGCTGAGCGACTTCCTGCTCTGGGAGTCCGCGTACGCCGAGCTGTGGTTCACCGAACGGCTGTGGCCCGACGTCACGGCGCGCGACCTCGCCGCCGCGATCGCCGACTTCCGCCGCCGCGACCGCCGCTTCGGCCGCATCTCCGCCTGA
- a CDS encoding winged helix-turn-helix domain-containing protein, producing the protein MPAPKRRPTSDTPEPTPRVRRADLSAAAGRYAAPSPLPPITTGAHAAPPSATSGAAAAPAELDRLVHERVRLGILSALAARPSATFTDLKALLGATDGNVSVHARKLEEAGYVACTKSFDGRVPRTEYRITPDGRLALDRYLDHMEALIRAARGR; encoded by the coding sequence ATGCCCGCACCCAAGCGCCGGCCGACGTCCGACACGCCCGAGCCGACCCCGCGCGTGCGCCGCGCGGACCTGTCCGCCGCGGCCGGCCGCTACGCTGCGCCGTCGCCGCTGCCGCCGATCACCACCGGCGCCCACGCCGCGCCGCCGTCCGCGACGTCCGGCGCCGCGGCCGCGCCGGCGGAGCTCGACCGGCTCGTCCACGAGCGCGTGCGACTCGGCATCCTGAGCGCGCTCGCCGCGCGGCCAAGCGCGACGTTCACCGACCTCAAGGCGCTCCTCGGCGCGACGGACGGCAACGTCAGCGTGCATGCCCGGAAGCTCGAGGAGGCCGGCTACGTCGCGTGCACGAAGTCGTTCGACGGACGCGTCCCGCGTACGGAGTACCGCATCACGCCCGACGGGCGGCTCGCCCTCGACCGCTACCTGGACCACATGGAGGCGCTGATCCGCGCCGCCCGCGGTCGGTAG
- a CDS encoding M13 family metallopeptidase, whose product MSHPARRALAALALLAAAAARPAEAQRALGIDTTNFDRAVRPQDDFFRFVNGRWLARTEIPADASSWGAFNELSEASRNALHRILDEAASDRPAATVVSNTPSAARATPGERKKVGDLYASFLDTARIEARGIAPLAPELRRIAALQTAGQLPGTLAHLARVGVGGPLSVGVGTDQKNSRENVLQVSQSGLGLPDRDYYLSSDAKLAATRKAYEAYVARLLSLAGQPDPAGAAARVLALETAIAEKHWDRAKNRDRNATYNRMTVAELAALAPHLDVAAYLKAAGLAKATDVIVRQPDYVKSLDAIVAGTPASTWREYLAFHLVDNYASVLPDAFQQARFDFRGRTLNGQQEPPARWKRAVDGTQGILGEAAGKLYVESYFQPAAKARMDEMVRNLRKAYEIGIDSLEWMSPETKAAAKAKLAKFTVKIAYPDHWRDYSGLDVRRDDAFGNVMRAQAFEYDEMTSRLGKPVDKTRWGMTPQTVNAYYNATNNEIVFPAAILQPPFFDVNADDAVNYGAIGAVIGHEIGHGFDDQGRKSDGDGNLRDWWTSADAQAFEARASKLGAQYEAIYPLEGLHINGRLTMGENIGDLSGLAQAYRAYRISLGGKEPPVIGGFTGEQRFFLGFAQIWRTKFREEALRQRLLSDPHSPGMQRAFVPLVNNDAFLKAFDVKPGDQMWRDPAERVKIW is encoded by the coding sequence ATGTCACACCCCGCTCGCCGGGCGCTCGCCGCGCTCGCCCTCCTCGCCGCCGCCGCCGCCCGCCCGGCCGAGGCCCAGCGCGCCCTCGGCATCGACACCACGAACTTCGACCGCGCGGTCCGCCCGCAGGACGACTTCTTCCGCTTCGTGAACGGCCGCTGGCTCGCGCGCACGGAGATCCCGGCCGACGCCTCGAGCTGGGGCGCGTTCAACGAGCTGTCCGAGGCGAGCCGCAACGCGCTCCACCGCATCCTCGACGAGGCGGCCTCCGACCGCCCCGCCGCGACGGTCGTCTCCAACACGCCGAGCGCCGCGCGCGCCACGCCGGGCGAGCGCAAGAAGGTCGGCGATCTGTACGCGAGCTTCCTCGACACCGCCCGCATCGAGGCGCGGGGCATCGCGCCGCTCGCCCCCGAGCTCCGCCGGATCGCCGCGCTGCAGACCGCCGGCCAGCTGCCGGGCACGCTCGCGCATCTCGCGCGCGTCGGCGTCGGCGGCCCGCTGAGCGTCGGCGTCGGCACGGACCAGAAGAACTCGCGCGAGAACGTGCTGCAGGTGAGTCAGTCCGGCCTCGGCCTCCCCGACCGCGACTACTACCTGTCGAGCGACGCGAAGCTCGCCGCGACGCGCAAGGCGTACGAGGCGTACGTCGCGCGGCTGCTCTCCCTCGCCGGCCAGCCCGACCCCGCCGGCGCCGCGGCGCGCGTGCTCGCGCTCGAGACGGCGATCGCCGAGAAGCACTGGGACCGCGCGAAGAACCGCGACCGCAACGCGACGTACAACCGCATGACCGTCGCCGAGCTGGCCGCGCTCGCGCCGCACCTCGACGTCGCCGCGTACCTGAAGGCGGCGGGGCTCGCGAAGGCCACCGACGTGATCGTGCGGCAGCCCGACTACGTGAAGTCGCTCGACGCGATCGTCGCCGGCACGCCGGCGTCGACGTGGCGCGAGTATCTCGCGTTCCACCTCGTCGACAACTACGCGTCGGTGCTGCCTGACGCGTTCCAGCAGGCGCGGTTCGACTTCCGCGGCCGCACGCTGAACGGCCAGCAGGAGCCGCCCGCGCGGTGGAAGCGCGCCGTCGACGGCACGCAGGGGATCCTCGGCGAGGCCGCGGGGAAGCTCTACGTCGAGTCGTACTTCCAGCCCGCGGCGAAGGCGCGCATGGACGAGATGGTGCGCAACCTCCGCAAGGCGTACGAGATCGGCATCGACTCGCTCGAGTGGATGAGCCCCGAGACGAAGGCGGCGGCGAAGGCGAAGCTCGCGAAGTTCACGGTGAAGATCGCGTACCCCGACCACTGGCGCGACTACTCGGGGCTCGACGTGCGGCGCGACGACGCGTTCGGCAACGTGATGCGCGCGCAGGCGTTCGAGTACGACGAGATGACGTCGCGCCTCGGCAAGCCGGTCGACAAGACGCGCTGGGGGATGACGCCGCAGACGGTGAACGCGTACTACAACGCGACGAACAACGAGATCGTCTTCCCGGCCGCGATCCTGCAGCCGCCGTTCTTCGACGTGAACGCCGACGACGCGGTGAACTACGGCGCGATCGGCGCCGTGATCGGCCACGAGATCGGCCACGGCTTCGACGACCAGGGTCGCAAGTCCGACGGCGACGGCAACCTCCGCGACTGGTGGACGTCGGCCGATGCGCAGGCGTTCGAGGCGCGCGCGTCGAAGCTCGGCGCGCAGTACGAGGCGATCTACCCGCTCGAGGGGCTGCACATCAACGGCCGCCTCACGATGGGCGAGAACATCGGCGACCTGTCGGGGCTCGCGCAGGCCTACCGCGCGTACCGGATCTCGCTCGGCGGCAAGGAGCCCCCGGTGATCGGCGGCTTCACGGGCGAGCAGCGCTTCTTCCTCGGCTTCGCGCAGATCTGGCGCACGAAGTTCCGCGAGGAGGCACTGCGCCAGCGGCTGCTCTCCGACCCGCACTCGCCGGGGATGCAGCGCGCGTTCGTGCCGCTCGTGAACAACGACGCGTTCCTGAAGGCGTTCGACGTGAAGCCGGGGGACCAGATGTGGCGCGATCCGGCGGAGCGGGTGAAGATCTGGTAA
- a CDS encoding arginase family protein gives MTAHLIRVPYDSGHRGARMGAGPDVLGPALAASLGASDETITLPEGFRTEATAGFALARALSTRVRDARDAGRRPIVLAGNCLSSLGTASGVGGDDLAVVWLDAHGDLETPETTTSGFVDGMALAALLGRCWRSMTASVQGFRRVPGSRVVLVGARDLSDAERALIADAGVRWVRADALGALDPALDAVVADGARRVYLHVDLDVHDPAALPVNSYPAPGGLSAAEVRDVVRRVGARLEIAAAAMTAYDPSCDPRGLVVDAARALAPLLAGSA, from the coding sequence ATGACCGCTCACCTGATCCGCGTCCCGTACGACTCGGGACATCGCGGTGCGCGCATGGGCGCGGGGCCGGACGTGCTCGGTCCTGCGCTCGCCGCGTCGTTAGGCGCTTCCGACGAGACGATCACACTGCCGGAGGGTTTCCGCACCGAGGCGACGGCGGGGTTCGCGCTCGCGCGCGCGCTCTCGACGCGGGTGCGCGACGCGCGCGACGCGGGGCGGCGCCCGATCGTGCTCGCCGGCAACTGCCTGTCGTCGTTAGGCACGGCGAGCGGCGTGGGTGGTGACGACCTCGCCGTGGTGTGGCTCGACGCGCACGGCGACCTCGAGACGCCGGAGACGACGACGAGCGGCTTCGTCGACGGCATGGCGCTCGCCGCGCTGCTCGGCCGCTGCTGGCGGTCGATGACGGCATCGGTGCAGGGCTTCCGGCGGGTGCCCGGGTCGCGCGTGGTGCTCGTCGGCGCACGCGACCTCAGCGACGCCGAGCGCGCGCTCATCGCCGATGCGGGCGTGAGGTGGGTGCGGGCGGATGCGTTGGGCGCGCTCGACCCGGCGCTCGACGCGGTCGTCGCCGACGGCGCACGACGCGTCTACCTGCACGTGGACCTCGACGTGCACGATCCGGCCGCGCTGCCGGTGAACTCGTACCCCGCTCCCGGCGGACTCTCCGCGGCGGAGGTGCGCGACGTGGTGCGCCGCGTCGGCGCGCGGCTCGAGATCGCCGCCGCGGCGATGACGGCGTACGATCCGTCGTGCGATCCGCGCGGGCTGGTGGTCGACGCGGCCCGCGCGCTCGCGCCGCTGCTCGCCGGATCCGCCTGA
- a CDS encoding LytR/AlgR family response regulator transcription factor: protein MSDLRALVVDDEPLAREGLRAELAALGGVTVVAECGDALAAHDAIRRVRPDLLFVDVEMPEIDGFALLERLAPEETPPAVVFVTAYDAHALRAFEAHALDYVLKPLDRGRLRLAVERAAQRVREAEALRATLPHPEALLVRDRNRTTLVPLDDVEWIEAETYYVRLHGTTDGGRGRLLRERMHVLEARLDGRFFRTHRSAIVRLDRVRAVHSVSKYEHSVELASGARVPLSRERRARLEALLAERSAAR, encoded by the coding sequence GTGAGCGATCTCCGCGCCCTCGTGGTCGACGACGAGCCGCTCGCGCGCGAGGGGCTGCGCGCCGAGCTCGCGGCGTTGGGCGGCGTGACGGTCGTGGCCGAGTGCGGCGACGCGCTCGCCGCGCACGACGCGATCCGCCGTGTACGTCCCGACCTGCTGTTCGTCGACGTCGAGATGCCGGAGATCGACGGGTTCGCGCTGCTCGAGCGACTCGCGCCGGAGGAGACGCCGCCGGCCGTGGTCTTCGTCACCGCGTACGACGCGCACGCGCTCCGTGCGTTCGAGGCGCACGCGCTCGACTACGTTCTGAAGCCGCTCGACCGCGGTCGGCTGCGGCTCGCCGTGGAGCGTGCCGCGCAGCGCGTGCGCGAGGCCGAGGCGCTGCGCGCGACGCTCCCGCACCCGGAGGCGCTTCTCGTGCGCGACCGCAACCGCACCACGCTCGTGCCGCTCGACGACGTGGAGTGGATCGAGGCGGAGACCTACTACGTGCGCCTGCACGGCACGACCGACGGCGGCCGCGGGCGGCTGCTGCGCGAGCGCATGCACGTGCTCGAGGCGCGCCTCGATGGCCGCTTCTTCCGCACGCACCGCTCGGCCATCGTGCGGCTCGACCGCGTGCGCGCGGTCCACTCGGTGTCGAAGTACGAGCACAGCGTGGAGCTCGCGTCGGGCGCGCGCGTGCCGCTCAGCCGCGAGCGCCGCGCACGGCTCGAGGCGCTGCTCGCCGAGCGGTCCGCCGCGCGTTGA
- a CDS encoding histidine kinase: MPTTRRLPLLPLALALGGGLAAGVLDLGADEVQGPALVVMLGAFAGAFAGAPGWAAAIAAVAGLFAAHFGALAVMHADAPSAGMLVALVPALVAAYAGRATAAVVGRVGDALPRAGTPGSRVLLGAALTACAAAGLAPVWATLAARAQPVAWWVALWWQLATLVAWAGAAPWVVRRARAGDAERPLSAAAVARDAALVVGVAGVHGLALVALTRALFVPLGPASFVAAAVWAFAAYLPLDALAGVLVAAIARASDAERLATESARRTAALTAAATEGRLAALTAQLRPHFLFNALNTALVLARRGDAPATARVLGDLAELLRYVLAAGDAVRLDDELAFVARYLDVERVRFPDRLQPTIDASPEARDALVPRLVLQPLVENALKHGVAGRIGAGVVRLRAWCESGSLRVTVTDDGPGPRAAPADGGVGLANTRARLAALYGTAASLDLRAGPDGGAVAELRLPLRRAEAA, translated from the coding sequence GTGCCCACCACGCGTCGCCTGCCGCTCCTTCCGCTCGCCCTCGCCCTCGGCGGTGGGCTCGCCGCCGGCGTGCTCGACCTCGGCGCCGACGAGGTCCAGGGACCGGCGCTCGTCGTCATGCTCGGCGCGTTCGCGGGCGCGTTCGCCGGCGCACCGGGGTGGGCGGCGGCGATCGCCGCGGTGGCGGGGCTGTTCGCGGCGCACTTCGGCGCGCTCGCCGTCATGCACGCCGACGCGCCATCGGCGGGGATGCTCGTCGCGCTCGTGCCGGCGCTCGTCGCGGCGTACGCGGGGCGCGCCACCGCGGCGGTCGTCGGGCGCGTCGGCGACGCGTTGCCGCGCGCGGGCACGCCGGGGAGCCGCGTGCTGTTAGGCGCCGCGCTCACCGCGTGCGCCGCGGCCGGGCTCGCACCGGTGTGGGCCACGCTCGCGGCGCGCGCGCAGCCGGTGGCGTGGTGGGTCGCGCTCTGGTGGCAGCTCGCCACTCTCGTCGCATGGGCCGGTGCGGCGCCGTGGGTGGTGCGCCGCGCACGCGCCGGCGACGCGGAACGGCCGCTGTCGGCGGCGGCGGTCGCGCGCGACGCCGCGCTCGTCGTCGGCGTCGCGGGCGTGCACGGGCTCGCACTCGTCGCCCTTACCCGCGCGCTGTTCGTGCCGTTAGGCCCGGCGTCGTTCGTGGCCGCCGCGGTGTGGGCATTCGCCGCGTACCTGCCGCTCGACGCGCTCGCCGGCGTGCTCGTCGCCGCGATCGCCCGCGCGTCCGACGCCGAGCGGCTCGCCACCGAGAGCGCACGGCGCACGGCGGCGCTCACCGCCGCCGCGACGGAGGGGCGGCTCGCCGCGCTCACCGCGCAGCTCCGGCCGCACTTCCTGTTCAACGCCCTGAACACGGCGCTCGTGCTCGCGCGACGCGGCGACGCGCCGGCCACCGCGCGCGTGCTCGGCGACCTCGCGGAGCTGCTGCGCTACGTGCTCGCGGCCGGCGACGCGGTCCGCCTCGACGACGAGCTCGCGTTCGTGGCGCGCTACCTCGACGTCGAGCGCGTGCGCTTCCCCGACCGGCTCCAGCCGACGATCGACGCATCGCCCGAGGCGCGCGACGCGCTCGTGCCGCGGCTCGTCCTGCAGCCACTCGTCGAGAACGCCTTGAAGCACGGCGTCGCCGGCCGCATCGGCGCCGGCGTGGTGCGGCTGCGCGCGTGGTGCGAGTCCGGGAGCCTGCGCGTCACCGTCACCGACGACGGCCCCGGCCCGCGCGCCGCTCCGGCCGACGGCGGCGTCGGCCTCGCGAACACGCGCGCGCGGCTCGCCGCGCTGTACGGCACGGCTGCGTCGCTCGACCTCCGTGCAGGGCCCGACGGCGGCGCGGTCGCCGAGCTGCGGCTTCCACTGCGGCGCGCCGAGGCCGCGTGA